One genomic region from Candidatus Brocadiia bacterium encodes:
- a CDS encoding methyltransferase domain-containing protein: protein MKKHNDGQPEFDFKAVFDPKDYLYFYGGLTEEKSRGEVEFLTKELALTRPMRILDLACGHGRHSNLLAEQGHEVTGVDITPGFLALARKEARRKGVEVNYLRGDMRKIAFRNEFDRVLVLFTAFGYFDDETNFKVLRNIARALKPGGRFVFDTINRDCLLKNFRSCNVEQKGDDLMIGRVSFDSITGRLYNKRIIIRDGKRKDAPFFVRLYTVPEIKELLAKVGLKLDKLYGNWQSAPLTMDTFRMIVIARKK from the coding sequence ATGAAAAAGCATAATGATGGCCAACCCGAATTTGATTTTAAGGCGGTGTTCGACCCCAAGGATTACCTTTATTTCTACGGAGGCTTGACCGAGGAGAAAAGTCGGGGCGAGGTGGAATTCCTGACCAAAGAACTGGCTCTAACACGCCCGATGCGGATACTGGACCTGGCTTGCGGCCATGGTAGGCATTCCAATCTGCTGGCTGAGCAGGGGCATGAGGTTACCGGGGTAGATATCACGCCGGGATTCCTGGCCCTGGCCCGGAAAGAGGCCCGGCGCAAAGGCGTAGAGGTGAATTATCTCCGCGGTGATATGCGCAAGATTGCCTTCCGCAACGAGTTTGACCGGGTGTTGGTACTCTTTACGGCATTCGGTTATTTTGACGATGAAACTAATTTTAAGGTGCTCCGTAACATCGCCCGCGCCCTTAAGCCGGGCGGGAGGTTCGTTTTTGATACGATTAACCGTGATTGTTTGTTGAAGAATTTCCGGTCCTGTAACGTGGAGCAGAAGGGTGATGATTTGATGATTGGCCGGGTTTCCTTTGATAGCATTACCGGCCGGCTTTACAACAAACGGATTATTATCAGAGACGGCAAGCGCAAGGATGCGCCGTTTTTTGTCCGGCTCTATACCGTGCCGGAAATAAAGGAATTACTGGCTAAGGTTGGGTTGAAACTGGATAAGTTATACGGCAACTGGCAGAGTGCTCCGCTCACAATGGATACGTTCAGA